The proteins below come from a single Faecalibaculum rodentium genomic window:
- the radC gene encoding RadC family protein → MRVQEICAEQRPREKALQQGLRSLSDVELLALMLGSGTRNRPVMDLAADVLKATSNLADWESFTPASFMKIPGIREVKALHLAAAVDLVRRIKRARAFRSRPFVFNEVLEWCQLEFGFSSREHFAAVFLDTKGRILSSRVLSVGTQTESLVSIKGAFRAALEENAASVMFFHNHPSQDVSPSPQDIETTRGLEEAGCTMGIDVVDHIIVGGSDWFSMKLSGYMKGE, encoded by the coding sequence ATGAGGGTACAGGAAATCTGTGCGGAGCAGCGCCCGCGGGAAAAAGCGCTGCAGCAGGGACTGAGGTCTCTGTCAGATGTGGAACTTCTGGCTTTGATGCTTGGAAGCGGAACCAGAAACCGACCGGTGATGGATCTGGCGGCAGATGTGCTGAAGGCAACATCGAATCTGGCGGACTGGGAGTCCTTTACGCCGGCATCTTTCATGAAGATACCGGGCATCCGGGAGGTCAAGGCCCTGCACCTGGCTGCAGCAGTGGATCTGGTCCGCCGGATCAAACGCGCCAGAGCCTTCAGAAGCCGGCCGTTTGTTTTCAATGAAGTGCTGGAATGGTGTCAGCTGGAATTCGGGTTCAGTTCACGGGAGCATTTTGCGGCTGTGTTTCTTGACACAAAAGGCCGTATACTGAGCAGCCGGGTCCTGAGTGTGGGAACGCAGACCGAGAGTCTTGTGTCGATCAAAGGAGCTTTCCGGGCAGCACTGGAGGAAAATGCTGCAAGTGTGATGTTTTTCCACAATCATCCCAGTCAGGATGTGAGTCCTTCGCCTCAGGACATCGAGACCACCCGGGGTCTGGAGGAAGCCGGCTGCACCATGGGAATCGATGTGGTGGATCATATCATTGTCGGAGGCTCTGACTGGTTTTCGATGAAACTGTCCGGTTACATGAAAGGAGAATGA
- the mreC gene encoding rod shape-determining protein MreC, giving the protein MKRFNRTQRRLLTAILVILTAGSVMMALRQAPVSNAGYSAWAYIRYGLVDRPLTSLGNMFRDVAGLWSVYQDNVYLNEELASQRSYQTMYQDEKNRNEELQEMLEMKGSLPESLQVSCNVLTRPASAWDQSFTISAGSMQGVRENMLAASSEGVVGLVSHVETATSTVELLTSDTLVNDIAISIPLEDGTTVEGILQSYDARKQAYRVSLFNNEAVITSGQKVSTSGKGGNYPSGIFVGTVTESVVNDDAIISTIYVKPVANISSFSYVTVIGREDSK; this is encoded by the coding sequence ATGAAACGTTTCAACAGAACACAGCGCAGGCTGCTGACTGCCATTCTTGTGATCCTGACAGCCGGCAGCGTCATGATGGCCCTGCGACAGGCACCGGTCTCCAATGCAGGATACAGTGCCTGGGCTTATATCCGGTATGGGCTGGTGGACAGGCCGCTGACTTCTTTGGGAAACATGTTCAGGGATGTTGCCGGGCTGTGGTCTGTATATCAGGACAACGTCTATCTCAATGAAGAACTGGCTAGTCAGCGGTCCTATCAGACGATGTACCAGGATGAAAAAAACAGAAATGAAGAACTGCAGGAGATGCTGGAAATGAAAGGCTCCCTGCCGGAGAGCCTGCAGGTCAGCTGCAACGTCCTGACCCGTCCGGCTTCCGCCTGGGACCAGTCATTCACCATTTCGGCCGGCAGCATGCAGGGGGTCCGGGAAAATATGCTGGCTGCCAGCAGCGAGGGTGTGGTTGGCCTGGTCAGCCATGTGGAAACTGCCACAAGCACCGTGGAGCTGCTCACAAGCGACACCCTGGTCAATGACATTGCCATTTCCATTCCTCTGGAAGACGGAACCACAGTGGAGGGAATCCTGCAGTCGTATGATGCCCGGAAACAGGCCTATCGTGTGTCGCTGTTCAACAATGAGGCTGTCATCACCTCCGGCCAGAAAGTGTCCACGTCCGGAAAAGGCGGCAATTATCCGTCAGGTATATTTGTGGGCACAGTCACTGAGAGCGTCGTGAATGATGATGCCATCATCTCGACGATTTACGTCAAGCCAGTGGCCAACATCAGCAGTTTCAGCTATGTGACAGTCATTGGCAGAGAGGACAGCAAATGA
- the polA gene encoding DNA polymerase I has protein sequence MKKLLLVDGNSMLFRTYYATIGQSRRMTTSQGIPTNAVFGFIHLLQKAIAQIEPDAMLVAWDCGKPTFRHERFEAYKGTRKELDEELIVQMPIVREYLDAANITRYEEEGYEADDIIGSMAASAPDMETYILTSDRDLLQLVDDSTRVILMKKGLAELDIVDKPELEKRYGLSPAQITDLKGLMGDASDNIPGVRHIGEKTALKLLHDFQTVEGVYAHLDQIRGKRREYLEEGKESAFLSKELATIYREMKLPFSMEDLALNPDSPQDFYRKYEMRSLLAQEEAQAVQQSWEIEAIDRLEFDPDGDIMLAVASLDPFMDQTLYGFVFPHGNTAAWLPVDKALEDPSFVTSRAWTTWDSKDFMHLLDRSGFPPARFSEDLHVASFLLYSQATSIDTLMEALEIVLPETFRDLGMKSKGGSSVERMKPVMAALAGQLAQKKDAVLARLKEEDMDTLYRTIELPLIPVLYEMEKNGIQCDRGRLEQLRAEFQERMDSLAEKIYELAGHPFKIESPKQLGTVLFDELGLKGGRKRSTAADVLEKLRDEHPIAELILEYRKYSKFMTTYITGLVRYIVDGKIHTTFNQTMTQTGRLSSSDPNLQNISVRDEEGRQIRSMFTAPEGHVLLSADYSQIELRMLAHMADEQAMIQAFLEDADIHTRTACQLFNVSAKDVTDQMRRVAKTVNFGIIYGQTDFGLSQTLGITRREAKEFMNIYFASYPNIHRYTNRVIEFCEEHGYVETLMHRRRMIPEIKDKNFMTREFGKRAAMNAPVQGSAADLIKMAMIAVKRRMEEEGVKSRLLLQIHDELILDVPDDEVEQMKKLVQDAMDHAMDLKVPLKAGIHTGRTWDEAK, from the coding sequence ATGAAGAAATTATTGCTTGTGGATGGCAATTCCATGCTGTTCCGCACCTACTATGCAACCATCGGCCAGTCCCGCCGGATGACCACTAGTCAGGGCATCCCCACCAATGCAGTATTCGGGTTCATTCATCTGCTACAGAAAGCGATTGCCCAGATCGAACCGGATGCCATGCTTGTGGCATGGGACTGCGGGAAACCGACGTTCCGGCACGAAAGATTCGAGGCCTACAAGGGAACCAGAAAAGAACTGGATGAAGAGCTGATCGTACAGATGCCCATCGTCCGGGAGTATCTGGATGCCGCCAATATCACACGATATGAAGAGGAAGGATACGAAGCGGATGACATCATCGGTTCCATGGCTGCTTCCGCACCGGACATGGAAACCTATATCCTGACATCCGACCGTGACCTTCTGCAGCTTGTGGATGATTCCACCCGGGTCATTCTTATGAAGAAAGGCCTGGCAGAGCTCGACATCGTGGACAAACCGGAGCTGGAAAAGCGCTATGGACTCAGCCCTGCCCAGATCACAGACCTGAAAGGACTGATGGGAGACGCCTCCGACAATATCCCGGGGGTCAGGCACATCGGAGAAAAAACTGCACTGAAGCTGCTTCACGACTTTCAGACAGTGGAGGGTGTCTATGCACATCTCGACCAGATCAGGGGCAAGCGCCGGGAATATCTCGAGGAAGGAAAGGAATCGGCGTTTCTCTCCAAGGAACTGGCCACGATTTACCGGGAGATGAAGCTGCCGTTTTCCATGGAGGATCTGGCACTGAACCCGGACAGTCCGCAGGATTTCTACAGAAAATATGAAATGCGGAGCCTTTTGGCCCAGGAAGAAGCACAGGCCGTGCAGCAGAGCTGGGAAATCGAGGCCATTGACCGCCTGGAGTTCGATCCGGATGGAGACATTATGCTGGCAGTGGCCAGCCTGGATCCCTTCATGGACCAGACACTGTACGGATTTGTTTTCCCGCACGGTAACACCGCAGCCTGGCTTCCGGTGGACAAAGCCCTGGAAGATCCTTCCTTTGTCACCTCCCGTGCATGGACGACATGGGATTCGAAGGACTTCATGCATCTCCTGGACCGCAGCGGTTTTCCTCCGGCCCGGTTTTCCGAGGATCTGCATGTTGCGTCTTTTCTCCTGTATTCCCAGGCCACCAGCATCGATACACTGATGGAAGCTCTGGAAATCGTGCTCCCGGAGACTTTCCGGGACCTGGGCATGAAATCCAAGGGCGGCAGTAGTGTGGAGAGGATGAAGCCTGTCATGGCGGCTCTGGCCGGGCAGCTGGCACAGAAGAAAGATGCGGTTCTCGCCAGGCTGAAGGAAGAAGACATGGATACACTCTACCGGACCATCGAGCTTCCTCTGATCCCGGTCCTCTATGAAATGGAGAAAAACGGCATTCAGTGTGACCGCGGCCGCCTTGAGCAGCTTCGCGCTGAGTTCCAGGAGCGGATGGATTCACTGGCAGAAAAAATCTATGAGCTGGCTGGTCACCCGTTCAAAATCGAGAGTCCGAAGCAGCTGGGAACGGTCCTGTTTGATGAACTGGGTCTGAAAGGCGGCCGGAAACGCAGCACGGCAGCCGATGTGCTGGAAAAACTGCGGGATGAGCATCCCATAGCGGAACTCATACTAGAGTACCGGAAGTATTCCAAATTTATGACCACGTACATCACCGGACTTGTCCGGTACATCGTGGATGGCAAAATCCACACCACATTCAATCAGACCATGACACAGACAGGAAGACTGTCTTCCTCTGATCCGAATCTCCAGAATATTTCCGTCCGCGATGAAGAAGGACGTCAGATTCGAAGCATGTTCACAGCCCCCGAGGGACATGTTCTGCTTTCGGCGGATTACTCGCAGATCGAACTTCGCATGCTGGCACATATGGCGGATGAGCAGGCCATGATCCAGGCATTTCTGGAAGATGCGGATATCCATACCCGGACAGCCTGTCAGCTTTTCAATGTCTCTGCCAAAGACGTCACGGATCAGATGCGCCGTGTGGCGAAGACGGTGAATTTCGGAATTATCTACGGCCAGACGGATTTCGGACTCTCGCAGACACTCGGCATCACCCGCAGGGAAGCCAAGGAGTTCATGAACATTTACTTTGCGAGCTACCCCAATATTCACCGGTACACAAACAGAGTCATTGAATTCTGTGAAGAGCACGGATATGTAGAGACGCTGATGCATCGCCGGCGGATGATTCCGGAAATCAAAGACAAGAACTTCATGACCCGGGAGTTTGGAAAGCGGGCAGCGATGAATGCACCGGTGCAGGGCAGCGCCGCGGATCTGATCAAGATGGCCATGATTGCGGTCAAAAGACGCATGGAGGAAGAGGGCGTCAAGTCACGTCTTCTTCTGCAGATTCACGATGAGCTGATCCTGGATGTTCCGGATGATGAGGTGGAACAGATGAAGAAACTGGTTCAGGACGCCATGGATCATGCCATGGACCTGAAAGTACCGCTGAAAGCCGGAATCCACACAGGCAGAACCTGGGATGAGGCGAAGTAA
- the mutM gene encoding bifunctional DNA-formamidopyrimidine glycosylase/DNA-(apurinic or apyrimidinic site) lyase, whose product MPEGPEVQTVLNTLQDKLNGAVISRVEIHHPKLPANLPPDEFARALQGQTICGFSRIGKYLILITTDYDWVIHLRMEGKFFVLDHKPDPREKHMHAMFELADGRCLVYHDVRKFGRMYLYPKQENLRDLPVFDKVGPDALSPISPREFRSRLRKNRAIKINLLDQAVIAGIGNIYADEILFASRIHPETRAGDLSDDDLARILRNTKEILQEAIARKGTTIRSYTSSLGIEGEFQNRLRVHTKDGTLCPVCGSPIEKIKVGQRATYYCPECQKTAEGNSVPADPGYRTGIGQ is encoded by the coding sequence ATGCCGGAAGGACCTGAAGTACAGACAGTCCTGAATACCCTGCAGGATAAACTGAATGGGGCCGTGATTTCCCGTGTGGAGATTCATCATCCAAAACTTCCGGCAAACCTCCCGCCGGATGAGTTTGCCCGCGCTTTGCAGGGCCAGACCATTTGCGGGTTTTCCCGTATCGGCAAATATCTGATTCTGATCACGACAGACTATGACTGGGTGATTCATCTGCGGATGGAAGGGAAGTTTTTCGTGCTCGATCACAAACCGGATCCGCGTGAGAAGCACATGCATGCTATGTTCGAACTGGCAGATGGCCGGTGTCTGGTTTATCATGACGTACGGAAATTCGGACGCATGTACCTGTACCCGAAACAGGAAAATCTCCGTGATCTCCCTGTTTTCGACAAGGTTGGTCCGGATGCTTTGAGCCCGATCAGTCCCCGTGAATTTCGAAGTCGTCTCAGGAAGAACCGGGCAATCAAGATCAATCTGCTGGATCAGGCGGTGATAGCCGGAATCGGCAACATTTATGCCGATGAAATCCTGTTTGCCAGCAGGATCCATCCGGAAACCAGAGCCGGTGACCTGTCGGATGACGACCTGGCCAGGATCCTGAGGAATACAAAGGAAATTCTGCAGGAGGCCATTGCCAGGAAGGGAACGACAATCCGCAGCTATACATCCAGTCTGGGGATTGAGGGAGAATTTCAGAACCGTCTGCGTGTACATACGAAAGACGGGACCCTGTGCCCGGTCTGCGGGAGTCCGATTGAGAAAATCAAAGTTGGACAGAGGGCCACATATTATTGCCCGGAGTGTCAGAAGACCGCAGAGGGGAACAGTGTGCCTGCCGATCCCGGCTACAGGACAGGAATCGGTCAATAG
- the coaE gene encoding dephospho-CoA kinase (Dephospho-CoA kinase (CoaE) performs the final step in coenzyme A biosynthesis.), translated as MERNRGKRHVIGLTGSMGAGKSAAAKILGGYIPVLDLDAVNAGLLEAGGEGSRLLGTYAWVPFRENGAVDRSEMAARMFADPVKRKQAEGILHPLLWNAMEDWIQDKPVCAVEVPLLFETGSADRFDSIWCVTCRESTAIDRLIRWRGFTEAGARERLQYQFPAEKKARASDVVLHNDGTLDALREQIEVALHQEGIYECVIH; from the coding sequence ATGGAACGAAACAGAGGGAAACGCCACGTGATTGGACTGACAGGGTCAATGGGTGCAGGGAAATCTGCAGCCGCAAAGATTCTGGGCGGGTATATTCCTGTGCTGGATCTTGACGCAGTAAACGCAGGACTGCTGGAAGCAGGGGGAGAGGGCAGCCGGCTGCTTGGAACATATGCCTGGGTTCCTTTCAGGGAAAACGGTGCTGTTGACCGTTCGGAAATGGCAGCAAGAATGTTTGCGGATCCCGTGAAGCGAAAACAGGCTGAGGGGATTCTTCATCCTTTGCTGTGGAATGCCATGGAGGACTGGATACAGGACAAACCGGTATGTGCCGTGGAGGTTCCTTTGCTGTTCGAGACAGGCAGTGCAGACCGGTTTGATTCCATCTGGTGTGTCACATGCCGGGAATCAACGGCCATCGACCGGCTCATCCGTTGGCGTGGATTTACCGAAGCCGGGGCCCGTGAGCGGCTGCAGTACCAGTTTCCGGCTGAGAAGAAAGCCCGGGCGAGTGATGTCGTCCTGCATAACGATGGAACGCTGGATGCTTTGCGGGAACAGATCGAAGTGGCATTGCATCAGGAGGGGATATATGAGTGCGTCATACATTGA
- a CDS encoding DnaD domain protein codes for MSASYIELQSRTPERTDRDSLFLLYRPLCGQDAVILYETLMSLSCRLDRIEPEQLLRLSGIGSGRMEKARKNLEMFGLLDVYTEPVSGRLLYAVNPPLDVSRFLRHQVFSRLLLNTVGSEQFDRLMQFFAVGASVPEGWMRQTADIDPEPLEREWSEEKEQSLQKLLPARDTAGFDWEKFYRNREYLFPVRMRTRANEELIANLARLYGLSEEQMVKYVSRACPPPMKILDQEALKNIIRSERRREFLDRQDPFENAPVLFLQERQKGAPVSDADRRMLEKLSQEYRFTGPVINELLDYTMEQTNGALPGKYVEKVAGTWARLGLDTREKVRDWRKKQTAQALQGVRKRKGLQVQPDSVFSGRLPDWYNDRGRQFASEEERQQMLKQIEDIKKNWKV; via the coding sequence ATGAGTGCGTCATACATTGAGCTGCAGTCCAGAACGCCCGAGAGAACGGACAGGGACAGCCTGTTCCTTCTGTACAGACCTCTTTGCGGACAGGATGCGGTGATCCTGTATGAGACATTGATGTCTCTTTCGTGCCGTCTGGACAGAATCGAACCGGAGCAGCTGCTGCGGCTGTCCGGTATCGGGTCTGGCCGTATGGAGAAAGCCAGAAAAAATCTGGAGATGTTCGGGCTCCTGGATGTCTATACAGAACCTGTATCCGGCCGTCTGTTGTATGCAGTCAACCCTCCCCTGGATGTGTCCAGATTTCTGCGGCATCAAGTCTTCAGCCGGCTTCTGCTGAATACAGTGGGATCCGAGCAGTTTGACCGCCTGATGCAGTTCTTTGCAGTTGGAGCATCTGTTCCGGAGGGCTGGATGCGGCAGACAGCTGACATCGATCCGGAACCTCTGGAAAGAGAATGGTCCGAGGAAAAGGAACAGTCGCTGCAGAAGCTGCTTCCTGCCCGGGATACTGCGGGATTTGACTGGGAAAAATTCTACCGCAACAGAGAATACCTGTTTCCAGTCCGTATGCGGACACGCGCGAATGAAGAACTGATTGCCAATCTTGCCAGGCTCTATGGCCTGAGCGAAGAGCAGATGGTAAAGTACGTCAGCCGTGCCTGTCCTCCTCCCATGAAGATTCTGGATCAGGAAGCGCTGAAGAACATTATCCGTTCCGAGCGTCGCAGGGAATTCCTGGACAGACAGGATCCCTTTGAGAATGCGCCCGTTCTCTTTCTGCAGGAGCGGCAGAAAGGGGCACCTGTATCCGATGCAGACAGGCGGATGCTCGAGAAGCTCTCCCAGGAATACCGGTTTACCGGACCTGTGATCAACGAGCTGCTGGATTATACAATGGAACAGACCAATGGTGCGCTTCCCGGCAAATACGTGGAGAAAGTCGCAGGGACATGGGCACGGCTGGGTCTGGATACACGCGAGAAGGTCCGGGACTGGAGAAAGAAGCAGACAGCGCAGGCCTTACAGGGGGTACGGAAAAGAAAAGGACTGCAGGTGCAGCCGGACAGCGTGTTCAGCGGCAGGCTGCCAGACTGGTACAATGACAGGGGACGGCAGTTTGCTTCCGAGGAAGAGCGGCAGCAGATGCTGAAACAGATTGAGGATATCAAAAAGAACTGGAAAGTATGA
- a CDS encoding ATP-binding protein: protein MKRMEIHAEMDETTRQAREALLEKLRNDPRIIRFLQTEKQDGQFLEQNAGAMGRYLDSLDRCSRCRGLEFCRQPMKGRGLAMHVVDGILEETYVPCRRQQAVMDLRRHRSSYRIFHGDPGDLELSMKSISMEGETPEYMCSYIAAMQSVDKPGGIFLYGQPGTGKTYLLTALANDFARQGLKVSFVKVPLFVQDFRQSLEDPEYRQDMLGHLKFSDVVVLDDLGSEGISKWTRDDILFPVLDYRMQNGKKTYFSSNYTPEELLEKYQPDGDRVASLRLQERIRSLAQPVKMTGSSRRNSAA from the coding sequence ATGAAACGAATGGAAATACACGCTGAGATGGATGAAACGACCCGTCAGGCAAGAGAGGCACTCCTGGAAAAACTGAGGAACGATCCGAGAATCATCCGGTTTCTTCAGACCGAGAAACAGGATGGACAGTTCCTGGAGCAGAATGCCGGCGCGATGGGTCGGTATCTCGATTCACTCGACCGGTGTTCCCGCTGCCGAGGACTCGAGTTCTGCAGACAGCCGATGAAAGGACGCGGTCTGGCCATGCATGTGGTCGACGGGATCCTGGAAGAAACCTATGTGCCCTGCCGTCGTCAGCAGGCGGTGATGGATCTGCGCCGGCATAGGAGCAGCTATCGGATTTTTCATGGGGATCCCGGGGATCTGGAGCTCAGTATGAAGAGTATCAGCATGGAAGGGGAAACGCCGGAATACATGTGCAGTTATATCGCGGCGATGCAGTCCGTTGACAAGCCTGGAGGTATATTCCTGTATGGACAGCCAGGGACGGGGAAGACTTATCTGCTGACGGCTCTCGCGAATGATTTCGCCAGACAGGGCCTGAAGGTGAGTTTTGTGAAAGTCCCGCTGTTCGTGCAGGATTTCCGGCAGTCTCTCGAGGATCCGGAATACCGTCAGGATATGCTGGGACACCTGAAGTTTTCGGATGTGGTTGTCCTCGATGATCTGGGGTCGGAGGGAATCTCCAAGTGGACCAGAGACGATATCCTGTTTCCGGTCCTGGATTATCGGATGCAGAATGGCAAGAAAACATATTTTTCTTCAAACTATACCCCGGAGGAACTGCTGGAAAAGTACCAGCCGGATGGAGACCGGGTTGCATCCCTGCGGCTTCAGGAACGGATCCGTTCCCTGGCACAGCCGGTGAAAATGACAGGAAGCTCGCGGAGAAATTCTGCTGCGTAA
- the fba gene encoding class II fructose-1,6-bisphosphate aldolase, with protein MLVSATEMINKAHEGHYAIAQFNINNMEWIKAILLGCEAKKSPVILGVSEGAAKYMCGYKNAVDMVKNIMEFYGITVPVAIHLDHGTYEGAKKAIEAGFTSVMFDGSHYPIEENIAKSKELIDLAHSKGISIECEVGGIGGEEDGVVSAGEVADPKECAAVADLGVDFLAAGIGNIHGKYPADWAGLNFDVLKEIQNQTNGKPLVLHGGSGIPQEMVKEAITMGVSKVNVNTECQIVFADATKKYIEDGGIDKPKGYDPRKLLKPGADAIQALVEDYVVNFFGSADKA; from the coding sequence ATGTTAGTTTCAGCTACTGAAATGATCAACAAGGCCCACGAAGGCCACTATGCCATCGCGCAGTTCAACATCAACAACATGGAATGGATCAAGGCCATTCTGCTGGGATGCGAAGCAAAGAAGTCCCCTGTTATCCTGGGCGTATCCGAAGGTGCTGCCAAATACATGTGCGGTTACAAAAACGCTGTTGACATGGTCAAGAACATCATGGAGTTCTACGGCATCACTGTACCTGTAGCCATTCATCTGGACCACGGTACATACGAAGGTGCGAAAAAAGCCATCGAGGCTGGCTTTACATCTGTCATGTTCGACGGATCTCACTATCCGATCGAAGAGAACATTGCAAAATCCAAAGAGCTGATCGATCTGGCTCACAGCAAGGGCATTTCCATTGAGTGTGAAGTCGGCGGCATTGGCGGCGAGGAAGACGGCGTTGTATCTGCCGGTGAAGTTGCCGATCCCAAGGAATGTGCAGCTGTTGCGGATCTGGGTGTTGATTTCCTGGCAGCCGGCATTGGCAACATTCACGGCAAATATCCTGCAGACTGGGCAGGTCTGAACTTTGATGTTCTGAAAGAGATTCAGAACCAGACAAACGGCAAGCCTCTGGTACTGCACGGCGGTTCCGGCATCCCGCAGGAAATGGTCAAGGAAGCCATTACCATGGGTGTGTCCAAGGTGAATGTAAACACCGAATGCCAGATTGTCTTTGCAGACGCTACCAAGAAATACATTGAAGATGGCGGCATCGACAAACCCAAGGGTTACGATCCCCGTAAACTGCTGAAACCGGGTGCTGATGCCATTCAGGCTCTGGTGGAAGACTATGTAGTCAACTTCTTCGGTTCTGCTGACAAGGCGTAA